ATATAGCTGCAGTAATTGTCACTGACATGCATGAGTTCTCATGACAGTTACTCAACAATAGCTTGGGGAGTGTCGCTGCATAAGGGGAAGTTGCCGGACGTGGACTACCACGTTCTGGCGGCGACGACATCAGAGAAGGCGTTCAACTACTTTGGGGCATTGGGGGATGTGGCGTTTGCATACGCGGGGCACAATGTGGTGCTTGAGATCCAGGCCACCATCCCATCGACGCCGGAGAATCCATCCAAGAAGCCCATGTGGAAGGGTGTCGTCGTCGCCTACATCATGGTTGCCGTCTGCTACTTCCCTGTCTCATTCTTTGGATACTGGGCCTTTGGCAACCAAGTTGATGATAACATCCTCATCACACTCAACAAACCCAAGTGGCTCATCGCCCTCGCCAACATGATGGTCGTTATCCATGTCATTGGCAGCTACCAGGTAGGATCAGGGACATCCATATGGGCTTCAAAATATCCTCTGCTGCTTGTTGTTAGTGGACAAGCTTTCAGTTCCAAATGTCACTAATATATGCTCTTCCATGTAACACTAGTATTGGAGCTAAACTTTGTACCATCTCTTATCCAAATGTTTTTTTTGGTTGCAGATTTTCGCCATGCCGGTGTTTGACATGATAGAGACGGTCCTGGTGAAGAAACTGCATTTCCCTCCCGGCCTTGCACTCCGTTTGATTGCCCGGAGCACCTATGTTGGTAATGTTGCTTTCTGAAGTTTCAACAGAACTTCTCAGTCTAAATAACTACTGTAAAGCTCTGCTAAGCAAATGGATATGTCGCACTGATCAAACTGGGCGTGTCAACTTCTGCAGCGTTAACAACGTTTGTAGCCATCACTATCCCCTTCTTCGGTGGATTGCTCGGTTTCTTCGGTGGATTCGCCTTTGCACCGACAACTTATTTTGTAAGCTCGCATTGATCCATGGTTTCCTTGTCGTTTTCAGAATGTCACAGAACGTGCAACTGCTTGTATATTTCAGATATAAATACGGAACCATGTATAATCCTAGTACAACCCATCAAGTCATAGGAATATACgtagcaatttttttttttttagaaaggacggCAAAAGCTTTGCCGCGGATTTTATTAGACgataaaaagaaaaacaaaaacctgTACAGAGAAAAAACAGCCTGAAGAATTATCAGGCGAAAAAAAaaactccccccccccccccaactaCAAAGTAACCAGCAGTACACACTCGCTGCTAGGACTCGTAATCCTATTTAGACCTCCGGTGAATCTAATTGAGTCCTCTGGTCTTGTGATACCATCGCTAAGCCATATTGTGTGATATCATCCTTACATAAGGAAGCCACTTGTATTGGTTGCAGACTGTGCTGTTGGAAGATCCTTCTATTGCATTCTTTCCATATGTTCCACCAAAAGTAGACAATTTGAGATCTGACAGAACTTCTCTTGTTTCTGCCAGCTTCCCTGCATCATGTGGCTTGCAATCTACAAGCCCAAAAGGTTCAGCCTCTCATGGTTCACCAACTGGGTAAGAGATTATGAACTGAACACAAATCCCTTCCTTTCTTTCTGCAACAGGATTTCCCTGGTTGGGAATTACTTAATCATCCATTTCTCCATGTGTTTCTGCAGGTCTGCATTCTTCTTGGAGTGGTCCTGATGATCCTGGCACCGATCGGAGCACTCCGGCAGATCATCTTGTCTGCCAAGACATACCGATTCTACTCCTAAACTTCCATGTTCCAAATTGTGAACATGCAAGGGCTCAATCACATAGCCTTCTGCAAGTCCTTTGGTGTCCCAAATAGAAGAGGAGGCTCCAAGAACCAAAACTTGTTCCAAATGATGATACTTGTCAGAGGCATGTTGTGAGTCTTCAGTTACAGATGAAGTCCTGTGGCGGGTTCATCATAACCCATGTATTTTTTTTTGGCAATGTTCTACGGTAGTTATGTACTTATGTGCGCATAAGGAAGAATGAACGTTGGTGGATTCTATTGCTTATACAAAGCTAGAATCTGCTTGGCCGTTGGTGTGCGTTCTGTCactagtaaaaaaaataaattgtttGAGCTgctattagagcatctccagtaGCCCCCCATTCTCTATGGACTGAGGAGAAAGGAGGCTTGGCAGGAAGAGGATTGTAGCATAAGAAGCACAGAGGTCAATCCATTTCAAAATATGGAACATGGGTTATGACAATGCAACAGAGTTGGGTCCTCATAACTTGCTGCAGACCACCTAGCGCGCTTGATGCGCGTCGTTTGTATGACAAATAGTTTTCCTTCTTAAATGCAATGATACGCAAATCTTTTGcgtttcgagaaaaaaaatcctTCAACTCTTCAAAGTTGAGGAGGAAATCTTGCCCCCAATACATGAGATTTGGCGGGAGGTCCAACTGCCATCGTTGAGAAAGATGGCCACCTACTGCCGTGATGATAGGCGTCAGAGCCACCAAGGAAAGCCGATGCGTGACATGGGTCAGATCCAGCCCAAGATCGCTGTTGATCGATTGGTCAGGCCCCTTTGTATTCGTATTGGGCAAGCCGAAATATGTTAAGCTTTACAGTTAAAATCGGTtcaagggggtgtttagttccccatagaatccaaaatgcaaaatgtcaactactttggagtgatgaaatgcaaaatatcaaaattttcagagtcatgtttagttccatccaaaatacaGAATCTATTGTCCTCATGAAGCCTCTTAAAGctcattttgggtttttttttacctcttgaggccaaaatccaaaatggagaataactacatttttgctaaaaattttgcatgatgtttagttctattttgcaaaatgatgaaccaaaatccaaaatatttgaaaaaaaatgggaactaaacacccccaaaTTGATACAATACTATCAAAAATTGGATTCCCTTTTCCAAAATCGAATCACCCTGTTTTCTCGAAGAAGAATCTTATGAAGGATATAACTTTCTCATCTAGActccaaatttattaagcattccACCTACATATTCATGTCAATCGTTTTGACGAGGACGAAATTCATTCTAACCATGTAGGTCTTCTTCATTCAAAGCCGAATGATTCGATTTCCTACCAATTTGGATCACGAACAACCGTCATATTTGACCGGTCACTGCTGACGTGTGCACTAAGGTTCGTCACTATTTAGCTATATGTTCTTACATAGTGATTAGTACATCTTGTTTGCGTGTGTTCGGTCTCAGTATCAATTTATCGTCACGTTTTGTCAGCAACTTGGTTGGCCAGTTTCACGGGTGGTCGAATTCTTTTTTGGAAGCACGGTAGCAATTCCCGGTGAAGAAAAGTCCGAAGCATATATACAGCTGTATATATTGATATAAGAAACTTATAGTGTTCACAGAAATGTAACAAAAAAAAGTCAATGAAAAATCGAATGCAATCATCATACCAGATGGAACCTGGACTTGAAACCTCGAGATTTTTCAAGATCCGTGTGCCCGACGCAAAAATACGGGGTTGAAGAGAAACACACGCTAATAATACGCTATATATTTATCAgttggctatatatatatacatactccctccatactcgaTTTTGTTGACGTTTTAGACAGAAATGCGCTAACCAAGGAATGATTAAGCAGGGGTTAGTTTTCCTATTTCGCCCCTATTAAATAGCGTTGCGATTGCTTCTTTGACAGTAATCTGCCATAGCTCGAGTGGCGTGAGCTCCGCAGACCGAGGCCGGAGGTCGTTGGTTCGAGTCTTGGGGCCACCCTTTTTCTTTTGCATGGCTTGCGGTAAGGCGATTCGCCCCGCTGTGGCGCGCATGCGCCACGAGTCTCTCTATGCAAGAGCAGAGAACGGGTCACTTTTTTATTGTTTGCACCAGAGCCGAGGAGACGGCACCTAGCCACTAATGAGCAGGCGGCTGAAGCCATTCCTCATTTCAGTCTGGGAGCCGAGCGGACGGCAGCAAGGGTATACTCGTCCGTACACGCAGCTGCAAACCCACCACGACAAGTTTCGCGATTTCTTCACGAGTACTCAGAACGTCAACTATTttgagtatggagggagtacatatcGTGGTCGGCCGTGTAAGCCCAAGTCGCAGAGAACGGCAAGACCAGGa
This window of the Sorghum bicolor cultivar BTx623 chromosome 7, Sorghum_bicolor_NCBIv3, whole genome shotgun sequence genome carries:
- the LOC8066129 gene encoding lysine histidine transporter 2, coding for MGTQAPENHSPTKDERSAGDKAIDDWLPITSSRNAKWWYSAFHNVTAMVGAGVLSLPYAMSKLGWGPGIVVLILSWIITLYTMWQMVEMHEMVPGKRFDRYHELGQHAFGQKLGLWIVVPQQLIVEVGGDIVFMVTGGKSLKKFHDVICDGKCKDIKLTYFIMIFASCHFVLSQLPNFNSISGVSLAAAVMSLSYSTIAWGVSLHKGKLPDVDYHVLAATTSEKAFNYFGALGDVAFAYAGHNVVLEIQATIPSTPENPSKKPMWKGVVVAYIMVAVCYFPVSFFGYWAFGNQVDDNILITLNKPKWLIALANMMVVIHVIGSYQIFAMPVFDMIETVLVKKLHFPPGLALRLIARSTYVALTTFVAITIPFFGGLLGFFGGFAFAPTTYFLPCIMWLAIYKPKRFSLSWFTNWVCILLGVVLMILAPIGALRQIILSAKTYRFYS